One genomic window of Halorhabdus sp. CBA1104 includes the following:
- a CDS encoding methyltransferase domain-containing protein yields MYLLELAGTDDDFAATEAASAASDVTVVAGGLATAETLSDRISQLALTHRVSDLLGTAQPTVAAARETLESAALHRTGSVAVRARDVRGATGVSTQATERELGSVLVEAGFTVDLEDPDHELRVVFAGSPSVGDSPAADVASGADAGACAIGWLATDPPRTFTERAPTERPFFQPGSMDPTLARALVNIAGAQPGTTVLDPMCGTGGLLIEAGLVGATPVGVDALEKMVQGTRENLGTLIDEEFAVCRGDARRLPFADDAADAVVFDAPYGRQTKITGETLAALVGDALADARRLAARTVIVGDRSWQTVAEEAGWTVTAHFQRRVHRSLDRHILVLER; encoded by the coding sequence GTGTATCTGCTGGAACTAGCCGGCACCGACGACGATTTCGCGGCCACCGAGGCAGCCAGTGCTGCTAGTGACGTCACCGTCGTTGCCGGCGGGCTCGCGACGGCTGAGACTCTCTCGGATCGGATCTCACAGCTGGCGCTTACCCATCGCGTGAGCGACCTCCTCGGGACGGCCCAGCCAACAGTTGCGGCGGCCCGAGAGACTCTCGAATCGGCGGCGCTCCACCGCACGGGATCTGTTGCCGTCCGCGCCCGTGACGTCAGGGGGGCGACTGGTGTGAGCACCCAGGCCACAGAGCGCGAACTCGGCTCGGTGCTGGTCGAAGCGGGCTTTACCGTCGATCTTGAGGACCCAGATCACGAACTCCGTGTCGTCTTCGCTGGCTCCCCGTCGGTTGGCGACTCTCCGGCTGCTGACGTCGCGTCCGGCGCGGACGCAGGGGCCTGTGCGATCGGGTGGCTCGCTACCGACCCACCACGGACGTTTACCGAACGCGCCCCGACCGAGCGCCCGTTCTTCCAGCCCGGTAGCATGGATCCCACACTCGCCCGTGCGCTGGTCAATATCGCTGGTGCGCAGCCCGGCACGACCGTTCTCGACCCGATGTGTGGCACCGGCGGGCTGTTGATCGAGGCAGGGCTCGTCGGTGCCACGCCCGTCGGCGTCGACGCACTCGAAAAGATGGTCCAGGGTACCCGAGAGAATTTGGGCACCCTGATCGACGAGGAGTTTGCCGTCTGCCGGGGGGACGCGCGTCGACTCCCGTTCGCGGACGATGCCGCCGACGCGGTCGTCTTCGATGCGCCTTACGGCCGACAGACGAAGATCACCGGCGAGACGCTGGCGGCGCTGGTTGGCGACGCACTCGCGGACGCCCGACGACTCGCGGCCCGGACAGTCATCGTCGGCGATCGGTCCTGGCAGACCGTCGCCGAGGAAGCTGGCTGGACCGTCACAGCCCACTTCCAGCGTCGTGTCCACCGGTCCCTCGATCGCCATATCCTCGTCCTCGAACGCTGA
- a CDS encoding TATA-box-binding protein, which produces MADPKETINIENVVASTGIGQELDLQSVAMDLEGADYDPEQFPGLVYRTQEPKSAALIFRSGKIVCTGAKSTDDVHQSLRIVFDKLRDLEIQVDEDPEIVVQNIVTSADLGRNLNLNAIAIGLGLENIEYEPEQFPGLVYRLDDPDVVALLFGSGKLVITGGKEPDDAREAVDKIVSRLEELGLLE; this is translated from the coding sequence ATGGCTGATCCCAAGGAAACGATCAACATCGAAAACGTAGTGGCCTCGACGGGCATCGGTCAAGAGCTCGACCTCCAGAGCGTCGCGATGGACCTGGAGGGGGCCGACTACGACCCCGAGCAGTTCCCCGGGCTGGTCTATCGGACCCAGGAACCGAAGTCGGCGGCGCTGATCTTCCGCTCGGGCAAGATCGTCTGTACCGGTGCCAAAAGCACCGACGACGTCCACCAGAGTCTCCGCATCGTCTTCGACAAATTGCGGGATCTGGAGATTCAGGTCGACGAGGATCCCGAGATCGTCGTCCAGAACATCGTGACGTCGGCGGATCTGGGCCGGAACCTCAACCTCAACGCGATCGCCATCGGACTGGGCTTAGAGAACATCGAGTACGAACCAGAGCAGTTCCCCGGGTTGGTCTATCGTCTCGACGATCCCGACGTCGTTGCGCTACTCTTTGGCTCGGGTAAACTCGTCATCACCGGTGGCAAAGAGCCCGACGATGCCAGAGAAGCCGTCGACAAGATCGTCTCCCGGCTCGAAGAGTTAGGCCTGCTGGAGTAA
- a CDS encoding PQQ-binding-like beta-propeller repeat protein, producing MTLDTSSWRFRRLVVLGVVLVLLAPAVVSGLTHEPDTVHTNVTVDGNATALSNVTFAGIQGPFGTSGHGRVVAVDTDSGELLWEYANESAAENVLYYDVDPLSAQRLLFVEERSSGNGSAIVYNWQTDELIDRFEVPSDTHDVDALGNDRYVVADKYNHRAYVYDASAQRIVWEYRFAEHFPEYPEAGEAPSSEPSGVGGYTHLNDVDVVDNGSAFLLSPRNFDRVVLVNRSTKTVEWTLGEQDNHDIIKEQHNPDLLQRDPPVVLIADSENDRVVEYRRTNDTWTRTWAYSGSLHWPRDADRLPNGNTLIVDTYGQRVLEVTPDHEIVWERDLSTMPYDAERLGTGPGSDGPPIDRLRNASTLDDGESGVSIFRQFYDLSLYILPTWIGFVEFYGVVGAILGALLWTAIELGVRIRDWRTS from the coding sequence ATGACCCTCGACACCTCGTCCTGGCGATTTCGACGGCTAGTGGTCCTCGGGGTCGTCCTCGTGTTGCTCGCTCCCGCCGTCGTCAGTGGACTCACGCATGAACCCGACACTGTTCACACGAACGTCACGGTGGACGGGAACGCGACTGCCCTCTCGAATGTCACGTTCGCTGGCATCCAGGGACCCTTCGGCACGTCCGGGCACGGCCGAGTGGTCGCAGTCGATACCGACTCCGGGGAGTTGCTCTGGGAGTACGCCAACGAGTCGGCTGCCGAGAACGTCCTCTATTACGACGTCGACCCCCTCTCGGCCCAACGGCTCTTGTTCGTCGAAGAGCGTTCAAGCGGCAACGGATCGGCTATCGTCTACAACTGGCAAACGGACGAACTGATCGACCGCTTCGAGGTGCCTTCCGACACTCACGACGTGGACGCTCTCGGAAACGATCGCTACGTCGTCGCTGACAAGTACAACCACCGCGCCTACGTCTACGATGCAAGCGCACAGCGAATCGTCTGGGAGTATCGCTTCGCCGAGCACTTCCCGGAGTATCCTGAAGCGGGTGAGGCCCCGTCGAGTGAACCATCCGGTGTCGGCGGGTACACCCACCTCAACGACGTCGATGTCGTCGACAACGGCTCGGCGTTCCTGCTCAGTCCCCGTAACTTCGACCGGGTCGTGCTCGTGAACCGCTCGACGAAGACCGTCGAGTGGACACTCGGCGAACAGGACAACCACGACATCATCAAAGAACAGCACAATCCGGACCTTCTCCAGCGCGATCCGCCAGTCGTCTTGATCGCCGACAGCGAGAACGATCGTGTCGTCGAGTATCGTCGGACCAACGACACCTGGACCCGGACCTGGGCTTACAGTGGCAGTCTCCACTGGCCGCGAGACGCGGACCGACTCCCGAATGGTAACACACTGATCGTCGATACCTACGGACAACGCGTTCTCGAGGTCACACCCGACCACGAAATCGTCTGGGAACGGGACCTCTCGACGATGCCCTACGACGCCGAACGCCTCGGGACAGGCCCCGGTTCGGATGGCCCGCCGATCGACCGGCTCCGAAACGCGTCGACGCTCGACGATGGCGAGAGCGGCGTTTCCATCTTTCGGCAGTTCTACGACTTGTCGTTGTACATTTTGCCAACCTGGATCGGCTTCGTCGAGTTCTACGGGGTGGTCGGGGCGATACTCGGAGCGCTACTCTGGACGGCGATCGAACTCGGTGTCCGAATCCGTGACTGGCGGACGTCCTGA
- a CDS encoding NAD(P)/FAD-dependent oxidoreductase yields the protein MTDVAIIGGGPAGLAAAVYTARADQETLVFDKGDGTTRDVDWMENVYGFPEGASGPELVDVGQEQATKFGAEIVEEEVVQVGEEGNGYSIETEVDDYEVKGVILATGASYESPAIKDVDDYEGGGVSYCVECDAFFYRDKPVAVVGAGNYAAKEAMMLLDYTDDVRVLTNGNDLDMDEALLEQLDSEGIEVIEEPVDHIVGDEVVEGVELDSGEQLDVEGVFIALGAAGGTDIADMLGIAREGSYLDVDEDQYTGVDRVYAAGDLTGGQRQVNVSVGEGTTAAINLLEDFRGGEYIDYKKIEA from the coding sequence ATGACAGACGTCGCGATCATCGGTGGCGGGCCGGCCGGTTTGGCCGCCGCCGTCTACACGGCACGCGCAGACCAGGAAACGCTCGTCTTCGATAAGGGCGATGGCACGACCAGAGACGTCGACTGGATGGAGAACGTCTACGGCTTCCCGGAGGGGGCAAGCGGTCCCGAACTCGTCGACGTAGGCCAGGAGCAGGCGACGAAGTTCGGCGCGGAGATCGTCGAGGAGGAGGTCGTCCAAGTCGGCGAGGAGGGCAACGGCTACTCGATCGAGACCGAGGTCGACGACTACGAGGTCAAAGGCGTCATCCTCGCGACCGGCGCGTCCTACGAGAGTCCCGCGATCAAAGACGTCGACGACTACGAGGGCGGCGGCGTCTCCTACTGTGTCGAGTGTGACGCTTTCTTCTACCGCGACAAGCCGGTCGCAGTCGTCGGCGCGGGCAACTACGCCGCAAAGGAGGCGATGATGCTGCTGGATTACACCGACGACGTCCGCGTACTGACCAACGGAAACGACCTCGACATGGACGAGGCGCTGCTCGAGCAGCTCGACAGCGAGGGCATCGAAGTCATCGAAGAGCCGGTCGATCACATCGTCGGCGACGAGGTCGTCGAGGGCGTCGAACTCGACTCCGGCGAGCAACTCGACGTCGAAGGCGTCTTCATCGCGCTGGGTGCTGCTGGCGGGACCGACATCGCCGACATGCTGGGCATCGCGCGTGAAGGCTCGTACCTCGACGTCGACGAGGACCAGTACACCGGCGTCGACCGCGTCTACGCTGCCGGCGACCTGACTGGCGGCCAACGCCAGGTCAACGTCTCCGTCGGCGAGGGGACCACCGCGGCGATCAACCTGCTGGAGGACTTCCGGGGCGGCGAGTACATCGACTACAAGAAAATCGAAGCCTGA
- a CDS encoding aspartate kinase — MRVVVKFGGTSLGSGERIERAADSIAQVVEQGHEVAIIASAMGSTTDDLLSEIEFEADEADRAEIVSMGERTSVRMLKGALAARGIDSAFFEPGVEDWPIITDEYGEVDVDETQKRAHALAGQLQDVVPVITGFLAEDHHGDVTTLGRGGSDTTAVMLGSYMEADEVIIVTDVEGVMTGDPRVVEGARNVGEITVDELRNLSFRGAEVVAPSALAYKGGTMDVRVVHYQHENLLSGGTSIEGEFQKLIDLQENKLCCVTVAGRAIRNQAGILAELSTALAEEDINVEAVSSGMDSVTFYLDTDVAKDAEAILHDEVVDDDTLSSITVKHEIAIIRVTGGELPDEPGVIQQVIDPVSAAHINLLDVVTSATSIAVFVPWEDREQALKLIQKAF; from the coding sequence ATGCGCGTCGTAGTGAAATTCGGCGGGACCAGTCTCGGCAGCGGCGAGCGCATCGAGCGAGCGGCCGACTCGATCGCCCAAGTGGTCGAACAGGGCCACGAAGTCGCCATCATCGCGAGTGCGATGGGGTCGACGACCGACGACCTGCTGAGCGAGATCGAGTTCGAGGCCGACGAGGCCGATCGAGCAGAGATCGTCAGCATGGGCGAGCGCACGTCGGTCCGGATGCTCAAGGGAGCCCTGGCGGCCCGCGGGATCGACTCTGCGTTCTTCGAGCCGGGCGTCGAAGACTGGCCGATCATCACCGACGAGTACGGCGAAGTCGATGTCGACGAAACCCAGAAACGTGCCCACGCACTCGCTGGCCAGCTACAAGACGTCGTGCCCGTTATCACCGGATTCCTGGCGGAAGACCACCACGGTGACGTCACGACGCTCGGCCGCGGCGGCAGCGACACGACCGCCGTGATGCTCGGCAGCTACATGGAAGCCGACGAGGTGATCATCGTCACCGACGTCGAGGGTGTCATGACCGGCGATCCGCGCGTGGTCGAAGGCGCTCGCAACGTCGGCGAGATCACCGTCGACGAACTCCGGAACCTCTCCTTTCGGGGGGCCGAAGTCGTCGCCCCCAGCGCGCTGGCGTACAAGGGCGGCACGATGGACGTCCGGGTCGTCCACTACCAACACGAGAATCTGCTGTCTGGCGGGACCTCGATCGAAGGTGAGTTCCAGAAGCTGATCGACCTCCAGGAGAACAAACTCTGCTGTGTGACCGTCGCCGGGCGGGCGATTCGAAACCAGGCGGGAATCCTCGCTGAACTCTCGACGGCACTGGCCGAGGAGGACATCAACGTCGAAGCAGTGTCCAGTGGCATGGACTCGGTCACGTTCTATCTCGACACGGACGTCGCCAAAGACGCCGAGGCGATCCTCCACGACGAGGTCGTCGACGACGACACCCTCTCGAGTATCACGGTCAAACACGAGATCGCCATCATTCGCGTCACCGGCGGTGAACTCCCGGACGAACCGGGCGTCATCCAGCAGGTAATCGATCCCGTCTCCGCGGCCCACATCAATCTCCTCGATGTCGTGACGAGTGCGACATCGATCGCCGTGTTCGTCCCCTGGGAAGACCGTGAACAGGCACTGAAGCTGATCCAGAAGGCGTTCTGA
- a CDS encoding metallophosphoesterase, producing the protein MKIAVISDIHSNKVALEAVVADLPDVDRIVSAGDVVGYGPWPADCLEWVREREIPTVQGNHDRAVATGEYPSFNDMAAAGVEYAREQLSIDQREWLASLPTEQELFDGRLKVVHGHPDNPDHYTFPEEFGPGLLGDEDVLVLGHTHVQHAEQFTEGIVLNPGSVGQPRDSDPRAAYAVVDLDAMTFELRRVEYDVGEVLTAVRGTSLPRRVGTRLSRGQ; encoded by the coding sequence GTGAAAATCGCTGTCATTTCCGATATTCATTCGAACAAGGTCGCCCTGGAGGCGGTTGTCGCCGACCTTCCCGACGTCGATCGGATCGTCTCGGCTGGTGACGTCGTCGGGTACGGTCCGTGGCCGGCGGACTGTCTGGAGTGGGTCCGCGAGCGCGAGATCCCGACCGTCCAGGGGAACCACGACCGGGCTGTCGCGACCGGCGAGTACCCGTCGTTCAACGACATGGCGGCCGCCGGGGTCGAGTACGCACGTGAGCAACTATCGATCGACCAGCGAGAGTGGCTCGCGTCGCTGCCGACCGAGCAAGAACTGTTCGACGGCCGGCTGAAAGTCGTCCACGGCCATCCCGACAATCCCGATCACTACACGTTTCCCGAGGAATTCGGGCCGGGGTTGCTCGGCGACGAAGACGTCCTGGTGCTCGGTCACACCCACGTCCAACACGCCGAGCAATTCACGGAGGGGATCGTCCTGAATCCGGGTAGCGTCGGGCAACCTCGCGACAGCGACCCGCGGGCGGCCTACGCGGTCGTCGATCTCGATGCGATGACGTTTGAACTGCGCCGCGTCGAATACGACGTCGGGGAAGTGCTGACAGCTGTCCGAGGGACATCCTTACCACGCCGGGTCGGGACCCGACTCAGCCGTGGCCAGTGA
- a CDS encoding IMP cyclohydrolase, whose protein sequence is MYVGRFVVVGPDVGAYRVSSRSFPNRKALDRDGTITVAPTADAPETDNPYISYNCVQVTDRGAVIGNGSHVDPIAEKLALGVPARDALAGPLQALDFEKDDYDTPRIAGIVGLDGEDPTAGEAGAAIGIVRRDALLVEAVTEPTLVATYERDEPVGFDLDATTAADAAREVYDHRFEHVVCAAGVAGSPGDFETAIVNE, encoded by the coding sequence ATGTACGTTGGCCGATTCGTCGTCGTTGGACCGGACGTGGGCGCGTATCGGGTCTCCTCGCGCTCGTTTCCAAACCGGAAGGCACTCGATCGTGACGGGACGATCACGGTGGCGCCGACCGCAGACGCCCCCGAGACGGACAACCCCTACATCTCCTACAACTGCGTGCAGGTGACTGATCGCGGTGCCGTCATCGGTAACGGCTCACACGTCGATCCGATCGCCGAGAAACTCGCCCTCGGCGTCCCGGCCCGGGACGCACTGGCCGGTCCCCTGCAAGCCCTCGACTTCGAGAAGGACGACTACGACACGCCCCGGATCGCCGGGATCGTCGGCCTCGATGGCGAGGATCCGACTGCAGGTGAAGCCGGGGCGGCAATCGGCATCGTTCGCCGGGACGCACTGCTGGTCGAAGCCGTCACCGAACCGACGCTCGTGGCGACCTACGAGCGTGACGAGCCAGTGGGCTTCGACCTCGACGCCACGACCGCCGCCGATGCCGCACGCGAGGTGTACGATCATCGCTTCGAACATGTGGTCTGTGCGGCCGGCGTCGCCGGCAGCCCGGGCGATTTCGAGACGGCGATCGTCAACGAGTAA
- a CDS encoding glycoside hydrolase family 3 N-terminal domain-containing protein has protein sequence MESAVADGEAGSLLNATDLETKRHLQQLAVEESRLGIPLLIGFDVIHGYETIFPIPLAQAASWNPDLAERAERIAATEAAAAGHNWTFAPMVDVSRDPRWGRVMEGAGESPVLGSAFAEARVRGFQGEDLSDPDTVLACAKHFAAYGAVEGGREYNTVNVSETALRERHLPPFEASVEAGVGSLMNAFNVHERIPASGHESLVDGVLKGDWDFSGVLVSDWASFREQIQHGTATDRREAARKAIEAGSDIDMASEVVIDELPGLVREGDISEERLDDAVRRVLTVKGLLGLFEDPYRYFDAERREEAMLADEHREAAREAARESFVLLQNEGDRLPLDPEADVALVGALADSGEDTLGAWSFEGRPEDAITVREGLESFLDRAVPFAPGYELPGEVTEASIEAAVETATDADVAVTVVGETAAITGEAASRADIDLPGHQRRLVEALAETDTPVVAVLMNGRPLAIDWLAESVPAILDVWHPGVEGGPAVAETLFGEHVPAGHLPMSFPSSVGQVPLAHDRLPTGRPAEDAESGYTTGYIDAPNEPLFAFGHGQSYTGFAYTDLTLSTDAIDAGETLEATVTVENVGDVAGRDVVQFYVRDLVGSRSRPEKELLDFETVELAPGERADVPITIEDTDLAFWTADREWAAEPGEFDLMVGHAADDIAHTERFALLE, from the coding sequence TTGGAGAGTGCCGTCGCCGACGGCGAAGCCGGCTCGTTGCTGAACGCGACCGATCTCGAGACGAAACGCCACCTTCAGCAACTGGCCGTCGAGGAGTCACGCCTGGGTATCCCGCTGTTGATCGGCTTCGACGTGATTCACGGCTACGAAACGATCTTTCCGATCCCACTTGCCCAGGCGGCCTCTTGGAACCCTGACCTGGCCGAGCGGGCCGAACGGATCGCAGCCACGGAAGCGGCCGCCGCCGGCCACAACTGGACGTTCGCGCCGATGGTCGACGTCTCGCGGGATCCACGCTGGGGTCGCGTCATGGAGGGGGCCGGCGAGAGCCCAGTCCTGGGCAGTGCCTTCGCCGAGGCCCGAGTCCGCGGCTTCCAGGGCGAGGATCTGAGCGATCCCGACACAGTTCTGGCCTGCGCGAAACACTTCGCTGCCTACGGCGCCGTCGAGGGTGGCCGGGAGTACAACACCGTCAACGTCTCCGAGACGGCCCTGCGTGAACGTCACCTCCCGCCGTTCGAAGCGAGCGTCGAGGCTGGCGTCGGCTCGCTCATGAACGCCTTCAACGTCCACGAGCGCATCCCCGCCAGCGGCCACGAATCGCTCGTCGACGGCGTGCTCAAGGGCGACTGGGACTTCTCGGGCGTGCTAGTTTCGGACTGGGCCTCGTTCCGGGAACAGATCCAGCACGGCACGGCCACGGACCGCCGCGAGGCAGCGCGCAAGGCCATCGAGGCTGGCTCGGACATCGACATGGCGAGCGAGGTCGTCATCGACGAACTCCCCGGTCTCGTCCGCGAGGGGGACATCAGCGAGGAGCGTCTGGACGACGCCGTCCGGCGCGTGCTGACGGTCAAGGGCCTGCTCGGCCTCTTCGAGGACCCCTACCGGTACTTCGACGCCGAGCGCCGCGAGGAGGCCATGCTCGCCGACGAACACCGCGAGGCCGCCCGCGAAGCCGCTCGCGAGTCCTTCGTCCTCCTGCAAAACGAGGGCGACCGGCTCCCACTCGATCCCGAGGCCGATGTCGCACTGGTCGGCGCGCTGGCCGACAGCGGCGAGGACACGCTCGGGGCCTGGAGCTTCGAGGGCCGGCCCGAGGACGCGATCACGGTCCGCGAGGGGCTCGAATCGTTCCTCGATCGGGCGGTCCCCTTCGCGCCGGGCTACGAACTCCCGGGTGAGGTGACCGAGGCGTCGATCGAGGCGGCGGTCGAAACGGCCACCGACGCCGACGTGGCAGTCACCGTCGTCGGCGAGACGGCTGCAATCACGGGTGAGGCGGCCAGCCGGGCGGATATCGACTTGCCCGGCCACCAACGGCGGTTGGTCGAGGCGCTCGCCGAGACTGACACGCCTGTCGTGGCCGTGTTGATGAACGGCCGCCCGCTCGCGATCGACTGGTTGGCCGAGTCGGTCCCGGCCATTCTCGACGTCTGGCATCCCGGGGTCGAAGGCGGGCCGGCCGTCGCCGAGACGCTCTTTGGCGAACACGTCCCTGCGGGCCATCTCCCGATGAGCTTCCCCTCCTCCGTCGGACAGGTCCCTCTCGCCCACGACCGATTGCCGACCGGCCGTCCCGCTGAGGATGCCGAGAGCGGGTACACGACGGGCTACATCGACGCGCCGAACGAACCGCTGTTCGCCTTCGGTCACGGCCAGAGTTACACCGGCTTCGCCTACACCGACCTGACGCTGTCGACGGATGCCATCGATGCCGGCGAGACCCTCGAAGCGACAGTCACCGTCGAGAACGTCGGTGACGTCGCCGGCCGGGACGTCGTCCAGTTCTACGTTCGCGATCTCGTCGGGAGTCGCTCTCGACCCGAGAAGGAACTACTAGATTTCGAGACCGTCGAACTCGCGCCCGGCGAACGCGCCGACGTGCCCATCACGATCGAGGATACTGACCTGGCGTTCTGGACGGCCGACCGTGAGTGGGCCGCCGAACCCGGCGAATTCGACCTCATGGTGGGCCACGCCGCCGACGACATTGCCCACACCGAGCGGTTCGCGTTGCTGGAGTGA